A single Cottoperca gobio chromosome 5, fCotGob3.1, whole genome shotgun sequence DNA region contains:
- the LOC115008244 gene encoding fidgetin, which yields MLSPVTPYSLLKMHWSPEHAAPLSQWPEQHLDVTSTTSPPSGHKHDPYATAGRRGYAPGGYPWASDDISALTASSLLKRYAEKYSGLELSYDRPPTGVYPEPGTFLKTESEPWALGQGIECYPGLEALTGTKVGSLSVGIPATGSVTVVSSNLASEPGYSGAGTCSAPSSQEYPPAYNSTYLSSGYCPQPSAALPPGSLHSLQAAPTLVPSYSASTPVYNYPPGCYPQTSLSSGYSHPSASYLPPGISAPTPLAPRPTMVGGSYSYPSHSLGGSSEGGVPLKRKAFEMAEEGQEGAEVEGSRYRKYGNGHSKGHGNGHGNGYDMSGSASDPQAYKPGKPMMSPPYGGAGDYSPPSGLAGESVSGEHNFPQQQRMSMKIPSSHTRSEDPTAGR from the exons ATGCTCAGTCCTGTCACCCCATACA GTCTGTTGAAGATGCACTGGTCCCCGGAGCACGCCGCCCCCTTATCTCAGTGGCCTGAGCAGCACCTAGATGTCACCTCTACCACCTCACCGCCGTCTGGCCACAAACACGACCCTTACGCCACAGCTGGTCGCCGTGGCTATGCCCCTGGAGGTTACCCTTGGGCCAGTGATGACATATCAGCCCTTACAGCTTCTTCTCTGCTCAAACGCTACGCTGAGAAGTACTCGGGTTTGGAGCTGTCCTATGATCGCCCTCCTACAGGGGTCTACCCAGAGCCTGGAACTTTCCTGAAAACTGAATCTGAGCCATGGGCTCTGGGTCAGGGCATCGAGTGTTACCCTGGACTGGAGGCATTAACTGGCACCAAGGTGGGCTCTCTATCTGTGGGCATCCCAGCCACAGGAAGTGTGACAGTAGTGAGCAGTAACTTGGCCTCTGAGCCAGGTTATAGTGGCGCTGGCACCTGCAGTGCTCCGTCATCTCAGGAATACCCTCCTGCCTACAACAGCACCTATCTGTCCTCAGGATACTGCCCTCAGCCCAGCGCAGCACTTCCCCCTGGCTCTCTACACTCTTTGCAGGCCGCACCCACTCTAGTGCCCAGCTACAGTGCCAGCACTCCTGTCTACAACTACCCTCCAGGGTGCTACCCCCAAACCAGCCTGTCCTCTGGATACAGCCACCCCAGTGCCTCCTACCTGCCCCCTGGGATTAGTGCCCCAACTCCTCTGGCCCCTAGACCCACCATGGTGGGGGGCAGTTACAGCTACCCATCTCACAGCCTTGGAGGGAGCTCCGAGGGAGGGGTGCCGCTGAAACGCAAGGCCTTTGAGATGGCGGAGGAAGGACAGGAGGGAGCAGAGGTGGAAGGATCCCGCTACAGAAAGTACGGCAACGGTCATAGTAAAGGCCACGGCAACGGGCACGGCAATGGCTACGATATGAGCGGCTCTGCCTCAGACCCACAGGCCTACAAACCTGGAAAGCCCATGATGTCACCCCCTTATGGAGGAGCAGGGGACTACAGCCCACCATCAGGCCTGGCAGGAGAGAGTGTGTCAGGGGAGCACAACTTTCCTCAGCAACAGAGAATGTCTATGAAGATACCCTCATCGCACACACGATCTGAGGACCCCACTGCAGGGCGCTGA